In Leptospira saintgironsiae, one genomic interval encodes:
- the aat gene encoding leucyl/phenylalanyl-tRNA--protein transferase: MRDFSDFFADPRHSIEEVVGIGGDLKPDRLIYAYTRGIFPWADKPLLWFSLDPRAIFDLNVLHISSRVHRRIRQKKFTVTFNRAFEQVMRCCAFRTEEQTWITENFLQGFTNFHKEGYAHSVEVWDENGRLGGGVYGVAIGKFFAGESMFSFLPDFGKIGLYFLFEALKKDGFTLFDTQQMNPVTLNLGAYEIPKDKFLDRLSLAVAIPNKWVPPMDEI; the protein is encoded by the coding sequence ATCCGGGACTTTTCCGATTTTTTCGCGGATCCTAGACATTCTATAGAAGAGGTTGTGGGTATCGGCGGAGATCTAAAACCGGATCGACTTATATATGCTTATACTCGCGGGATTTTTCCTTGGGCGGATAAACCTTTACTTTGGTTTTCTTTGGATCCGAGGGCTATCTTTGACCTCAATGTTCTACATATTAGTTCCAGAGTTCATAGAAGAATTCGCCAAAAAAAATTCACAGTCACATTCAATCGTGCATTTGAACAAGTTATGCGTTGCTGCGCATTCAGGACAGAAGAACAAACTTGGATAACAGAGAACTTTCTACAGGGTTTTACTAACTTTCATAAGGAAGGTTATGCTCATAGTGTAGAAGTCTGGGACGAAAATGGACGGTTAGGTGGAGGAGTGTATGGAGTCGCCATCGGTAAATTTTTTGCTGGAGAGTCTATGTTCTCCTTTTTACCTGATTTTGGGAAGATCGGGCTCTACTTTCTGTTTGAGGCATTGAAGAAGGATGGCTTCACATTATTCGATACCCAACAGATGAATCCGGTTACTTTGAATTTGGGAGCTTACGAAATCCCGAAAGATAAATTTTTGGACCGTCTGTCACTCGCTGTAGCAATCCCGAACAAATGGGTCCCTCCTATGGATGAAATCTGA
- the thpR gene encoding RNA 2',3'-cyclic phosphodiesterase → MRSFLGLALPDSIKSDLEKICFGLEEIRWVSPENFHATLVFLGELKPEELEKVSEICSQVSEKSFSLEIKGVGFFGNKFPEILYAGVTLSEELKRLQKVLESTLRREGFSIDKRDYKPHITIGRFKRTPEKRLDMYLNEFAQFQTDIVPMSEFHLFSSRSGANGQIYSVEESYPLLLE, encoded by the coding sequence ATGAGAAGTTTTTTAGGATTGGCTCTTCCAGATTCTATCAAATCGGATCTGGAAAAAATCTGTTTTGGTTTGGAAGAGATCCGTTGGGTTTCTCCTGAAAATTTTCATGCTACTTTAGTTTTCTTGGGAGAGTTAAAACCAGAAGAGCTAGAAAAGGTTTCCGAGATCTGCAGCCAAGTCTCTGAAAAAAGTTTTTCATTAGAGATAAAAGGTGTAGGCTTCTTTGGTAATAAATTTCCTGAGATTTTGTATGCGGGAGTTACTCTTTCAGAAGAATTAAAAAGACTTCAAAAGGTTTTGGAATCTACCCTCAGAAGAGAAGGATTCTCTATTGATAAAAGGGATTATAAGCCTCATATAACGATTGGGAGATTCAAAAGAACGCCTGAAAAACGTTTGGATATGTATTTGAATGAATTTGCACAATTCCAAACTGACATAGTTCCTATGTCTGAATTCCACCTTTTTTCTAGTCGCAGCGGAGCGAATGGTCAGATATACTCGGTCGAAGAATCATATCCTCTTCTCTTGGAATAA